In Camelina sativa cultivar DH55 chromosome 13, Cs, whole genome shotgun sequence, the genomic window GGTAAAATTGCATGAGAAAGAGCAAGTGTGAGATACTCAGAGGTGGCAACTGGGGGATAAGTGTCACTCTTTCATCGTTGAGCGTGCGacacttgttttcttcttttcccctACTTCTTGGAAGTTTTAAACAAACTCATATCGAGACGGGCAACCTTAAATCCAGAGAATCTCCGTATTCCTATTTACtggaatatataaaatttgaaaaataattatagtttttgaCAATGAAGTTTGCATCATCTATTGGATTTCTCAACATAATTTCCTAAACCATTTCGACTTTtcaataatgatatatattaaagttatgatatatattaaatgatCCAGCACCCTCATCTAGAACAGTGGGTCATCATGTGTAGTCCATTAAGCTGCCTCCGAGTCATTTTGCCACCTCATCAATACAAATTACCGGGATATGCCTCGTCAATAAGTTTTCcgatttcataattttctccATTAAATcttatacataatatatttcaatttattatgattattattattattattttaatttatgtgatCAGAATTTATGTACAACAATTCAATTAACTAttgttattaataattatttatgataTGTTGGTCCACCTAGTACCAATCTCGCATTATATCGCAGTTTGTTTGAAAGTCGAAACTCTTCTAGAGTTATCATGTGGTGGTACGTGGTAGCAtggacatctcttatactattTATACAAGAAATATGTTGATCTCCGCATATATAGTCTGAAAGAGAAACATCTTAATTTACTCGTTGACAATACACTGTTTCAACaattaaatgatgttttttttcattgtaaTAGTCGGTTTAACGACGGTCCGATCGATAATCCAAAATTTAAaacgtagtttttttttaaggcgATTCATTCAAATCTGTCTTACAAAACCAATCGTCAAACCaaactagacaaaaaaaaaaggaaagatcaTTGATCGCTGTCGTTACTAGTCACTATTCATTGAAATTGTAGAACTAACATCAAATCGTGTTAGTAATCGTTGTCAACAGTTACAAAgtgaacaaaatataatatgtgaTTTTGGCCCGGCGTTTACTATGCATATGCTTAAAAGCCCCTCATTTTCATGCCATGTTAACATCATGTACATATTCTCTCGGCTGACCATTATACGTGTAATTATATTACATTCCTGttaatttcatttaaaattaagactgctaatgcttttaaaaagtttatttgttaaaattcgGCCTAGTTCTTGTATCTATggaaaaaatacatatttaccATACATTTTTCTTACCCATATCTTTAAAAAGTATTAGTATCATTGAACGTAAAAAAGGTGTTATGGTAGTTAAGAACCTGAATCTGGTGACTTATAATAGCTAGGAAGGGTCATATATACTAATCGCATAATGTAATATCATTGATACATTAAACTTGATTTACGAATCAGACGGAGTCAAAGCATCAAAAGTTGGGATTTGAGCATCATTATAATAACCTGTTTTCGTCATGTTGACCATCGGATGaagatacatatacatatattcatttatttatttatttatttttttgaaaatatcatatatttattttaaatctcaTCTAATCCAACAacctttctttttgtaatttatatgcAATCCTTATGATAAtgtatcaacaacaaaaattttaagTACATAAGTCATACCATAATGTTTCACCCACGTGAACATTGATTagaaacatgtatatatatatgtatatcatgtatttttttttttttttttttttttttNNNNNNNNNNNNNNNNNNtttttttttttttttttttttttgtcaaatatataGAATGTACGTTATGATCAATATGAGAGCCACCCATTtcttttcaataaattttagTAATCAAATTTGGGATACTTTTCTCACTATTGACGATGTATATAATgtatcacataatttttttttttttgtcaaacatcttCCATTAAAATTAAAGCCTCAAAAGAGGTGAGTTCATACAGCAAGATACACAATAACAAGATACAAAGTTATCAAGGGAAGATAAGGATAAGAGTTCCATGAGTTTTCCAATTTTACCAAGCTTAGTAATAGTTGAAAAATCTGTTGGGACCTGGGCGGATTCGTCTTTGAAGCTGAGCTTCACGAGATCCTTGACCAGCGAGTGGTCACAAGTGGCTCTAGCGGATAACGCAATCGAGCTTGAAGAAGGGTGCTCCACGGAAGGAACACTTAAGAGGTTTCTCGCCAACTTTAGAGGGTtcaagaaaatagaaacaaagTCCTTCCAGCTTTTAGGATCAAACCTCTTGAATCTAGAGGCATCTACAATCGGGATTCTTGTGTGATGGGTATCAAAccgtaacaaagcaggtgggtcctccctcacatgaagctcatggccatggaggttaaggaattCCACACAAAACTTGTAGCCGGTTTGGTCCTGAGGTATGAGATCAAACCCAAGCTTCCGATCTAGTGGCGGTATGTGATCAGAGGGACCAAAGTGGATAAGCAATGGATGCGACCAAACTGGTGGTAAATGTTCAGATTTAGCATTACACATAACATACTTCCAAGGAACATTAATCAACCGGCCTcgacaaacatatatatcaagCAATTCCAAAGACATCACAGTTCTGCTACCGAGGAAacctcgacttgaccaagcagagaCCGGAACTAGAGAAATTGATCTTGTCGTTAATCTATTACAACCAGACCTAGGTAGAGGAGTTCTACAGCTAGAGTTCCAATGTCGGGTAGGAGCCAGGAGGGTTACATAAACTTTCATCACTAACCAGGGTATAAACCTATCAACAACGGATCTTGGAGGATTTAGACTCGATACAGGACCATATAATAGGGAAACTTCCTGCGCATCACGTCCCTTGGTCGAGAAAATTACGACTCCACAACAATATATCAATAAGCTTCCATCCGGTGACAAGGAAAGACCAGTATCCATAAGGTTTCGAGAGTTGAATAATCTAGTCTTCTCTAAAAACAAAGCTCCTATGACTCTCTCCATTATCACGCGAGCATGTTTCTGAGATAAACTAAATAGGGCTTCTAAGAATTTAAACCTAGATATGGGCCATAGGGAGGTTAATGGGCCGTAAGGGTAGTTGAAGCCCATCTTGGCAAAGTCTAGGGTTGTTGGTGTTGAGTGATGAGGAAAGGGGTTGCCGCCGTTCTGTACGGTTGGAGTCGGAGTGATGTTCGACGGTGAGACACCTAGAGGGACCATCCGCCAGCTGTTGAGCTCACCATGTGTCGTCGGTGTTCTCACTGGCAGGGGCACATATGATGGTCCAAGAAGAATTTCTGCCATCAACGAGATCGAGTGGGAAGGGAACAAAGATGGTATCGGTGATAGTCCAGATTTTGAACCACAAGGTGAAGCAGTAGGACCTTGCCCAGATATATGAGATAAAGAGCAGCTGGATTGGTGAGGAGTTGTTACTGTCAGGCTCACGAGCGGGATTGCACACAAGATCTGAATCAGATTGGTGCTTGTAGGGTAACAATATACCCTTCCGTCGTGTAGAGAAACCTTTGAGAAGTAAACTCCTTTTAAAGTTTCAGTTGGATTTTTAAGGGGAAGGGAAGTGGAACTAGAACAAATTAGAAaagcaaaaattaaaaagattcgagaaaaattagaaaagtttGAAAGGTTTGTCACCTCCCGACGCCGGCGATCATAGGTCTCACCGACGCCGGAAGACATGGTTAGAAGAGGAGTCTTGATTACCGTGCCTGGGAGcgtttgttctatttttttgtaactttcttTCGCagtaatttaaaacataattttaacatattttatgaaaattagcacacaaaaaaaacatagcaggtatataaaaatatattacaagtTTTCTTAATATTTAACAACCATTTCAAAACTTTTCACAGCATATTGATTTTAGACACTGATCCTGGTAATTCTTTCCGAACTCCGTTCGGATCAAACTCAAACTGGATATATTGATTGACCCAATGTGATATACCTATAAAATTTACTAGACCTGTCATGGACCACATAAttaaacggtccacaatgatttatatataattatatacactTGATATCATTTTTTACGTCGACTTTATGTAACATCATATTGAGAAATAATATGTGTTTGGCCAGTAAGTCAAAtgaggaaaaaaatgaattatatctTTATAACGCGAAAAGCTCTTAGCCTTTAAATGTAGTTCAATTCAGGtttctatagttttgtttctaATCGAAAGAAATATAAAGACAAAACGTTTTCGATTATGCTTTGATTTTAAGATAACACTAAGAAATACGTAACAAtttgtctttgattttaaaaagttgaatgGGGTAAAATTAAGCATGTTACCAAAAATATGAAACGTTATTTCAGCAAATAGTTATTGCATATACATATGTAAACTGTTTAACGATTTTATtcattaactaaattttaatgcGTGGCAAATGGATATTGgattaaataacataattttttggGTCAACGAGATTAAACATTATTAAGttgcacaaaacaaaaaaaaaagggaaaataaatattagaaatgaCAAAATTTTACTAGTAATTGATTATAACTTTGAATTCAGTTGGTATGTTCATAATTCATTTGTTGAAATTGGTTCAGCATCGCATTCAGATTTCAGAGTGTGTTATATgcaaaaataatgatatttacTCGGTGGTGTATGAGTACGCAATTAAAGGACGTCACGTGGGATACAGTACCAAATTTTAGATNaaaaaaaaaaaaaaaaaaaaaagctggatCGATTGAGAGCCCCTCAAGCAAAGCTAAAGATACTACTACTCCATTAATTAAACGTCCACCATAAAGTTTAATCTACTTATTAATATAAAACGGTCAAAATGATTAGATTATTAGTATAATCATGTGACTAGTTTTGATCTGCCTCGTGCATATCATCCACTAGAACCTTAATTACTAGATCTTTGTAACAGAAGCAATGTGTTAGTTGATCATAATGTATCGGACGCTAACCAGATTTCTCATTGAACTCCTACTTATATTTTTATGGACATATAAACAGTTTTACTATGAAGGCAATGAGTTCAAACCATATCAAAACACTTCTACTTTTGACTATTTGGTATCTTTACTTCCAcaccaaactaaaccaaaacagaaacaacTTTGGTTATGAATGATGTATAAGCGActtataccaaaaatatatactcttatatttttggatataatgtatttttctaaatttatatttagattttagaaataaaaaagagaaaagagtagTAGTGACAGATGAAAACATTGAAGGAGTGTCATAAAAGGGAAGAAAGGTTTAGTTAGTTGGGTAGGTCTCTCTAATGTATTTATAGTCTCcctttgcttctttttcatttatttcccttaactttattttaatcaatactACTATTGCTTTAGTCTCTCTCCCACACatgtataaaatgaaaattttctctttctttttaaaaaaaaaaaaatcataagaaagaaaagacaagaatTAAAtccatctatatataaaattgaaaccaaTGCAGGGCAATGATGAATCttgatttgatcttcttctcgAAAACCTCAttgcttttgcttcttctcttccattTCCATATTTACACTTCATAATATCTCTTCACCCACTTCTCTTCTTCCCCATTTATAACACactgatatatatacataatttcacatttatatatattttcggcTAGCTATAGtaactctctaaaatctcttTCCATTTTCTTGAAATGGTGCTCCTAGCTCTCATCTTAACTCTAGAAGAAGAATCTGTCTGACCTTCTCTCTGTTTCCAATTTCTTCACTTTCTCGTTCTCTGGACACTGAATGTGATACATTTATAGGAGATTAAAGCTTTAAAAGATCCATCAATggagggttttgttcttccatcCACgagaagttttcttctttttctttttattgtaaGCCTCTCTTTGAGCCAGAAGCTCATACATATCTCTGCCTTTAACGAAACCAAACCGTACAGACAAGTCAGTAGCTTGAGACTAGAGAGGATCCAAAAGCACTTGAACAAGATCAACAAGCCTCCTGTCTTCACCATCCaggttaattatataatatgttcATTTTTCAAATGCATTTGTACTTGATTTGTCTAAATTTGATCTttatgtgaaaatatatataacgtttgttattataaaataattatttacagAGTCCGGACGGTGATGTAATAGATTGTGTACACAAAAGAAAGCAGCCGGCTTTGGATCATCCACTCTTAAAGCATCACAAGATTCAGGTAATGCCGACCAcgcaactttttctttttatttattacttacATCAAATAAacagttttcaaaatttattgaaTGATGTAACACTATTTGTTtaggtaaattaaaaaaaaaactgtaaaaaacttaaaaagatgATGTTGGTGAATTTGGATGTGACAGATTACATATACgcgttattttttcttaattattttattttggcttAAATTAATGAATAGTACCACAAAATAAGTCGTTTTGTTATGATAAAAGCCGTTTGTATCGATGAGAAGAAATTGATTATTGGATAAAATAAATGTAGAAAGCACCGAAGAAAATGCCGACGATGATGGGAAGCGATGATGTTAATAAAGAAGAAGCAGCAAGTGTATTGGAAGGTGCATGGCAAATGTGGCACGTGAATGGCACGAGGTGCCCCAAGGGGACTGTTCCCATACGACGCAACACGATGAACGATGTGCTGAGAGCCAAGTCTCTGTTTGACTTTGGCAAAAAGCGACGGAGTATTGACCTTGATCAACGGACAGAGAAACCTGATGCTCTTGGCACAAATGGACATGAGGTACACTCGATTATTATAGTTATCCCTAGGCTCTTCTTGGTTATTGACAAATTGGACTATGAACTTCAATATAATAAACTAGTAAGTCTTTAGCTTAGAATGGATAACCAAAATAGATGTATGAATGTAAACCGTACCGTCTACGaattgaataaaagaaaaagctgTGCGGTCATCGTAATTAAGATTACATAGATAATTCACATAAACGTTGATAATAAACTACATGTACGATCTATTCGTATATCAATGTTTATGTGAATTGTCTATGTAATCATTTAATTATGGACCCATGTAACAGTTTCCAATGTCAGTCTCATTAATTAAGttcataaaatacataaaaacacaagcaTTCAATGGATTTTAAGATCCGGTCTCGTTATTATAATTCTTGAAACATACAACTATCTTAAAAGATTACTACTACTATATTAGTACTACTTATATAAATGCACAGCATTTCATACGCATATATTGGGATTATAAACAAGTGTAATTTAGAAGTTAATGATCGTTAAGTATAATAAGACTTGATGAATACTGATTTTGTTAATGAAATATGGGTGGGGAATGATAGCATGCGATCGCGTATACGGAAACATCGTCGGAGATATATGGAGCAAAGGCGACGATAAACGTTTGGGATCCAAAGATAGAAGAAGTGAATGAGTTTAGTCTCTCTCAGATTTGGATTCTCTCTGGTTCTTTCGTCGGTCCTGATCTCAATAGTATAGAAGCTGGCTGGCAGGTACTGTGTTCTACTGTTTCACCCTTCCCATAACATTCTTGTTTAATTTACTATTGAGtaagtttaagaaaaaagagttaTATCTAAAGCTGTGATTGTTCTACTAGTCAGGTCAGTCCGGAGCTGTATGGTGACAACAGACCAAGATTGTTCACTTATTGGACGgtatgttgttgttaattactatttgttgattttgtttatattatgaTGCAAATTATCAGTTTTATTACTTGTTATTTAATTCTAGAAATCCAGACCTAGGATTATTTGGGTTATATATTGAATATCCATTGAGAcgaaaaatatgaattaatgtTTTGCTTTTAGGGACATTCATGTGACAGTGTAGTAGTTTCTAGGTATAGTTCAGTGTCTAGTTTTGGTATATAGATTgtattttcaaaacaaccaaatatATTGCTTTGAAGGCACACATTCAAtattatactcttttttttttgtatatatactttCCCTCTTCTGAAacagaaatttaacatttactTCATCTAGAAATTCAGTGATACTGTGCATGGAAATTATGATAGGGTAAATTGACGGTAACACTgtatatgccaaaaaaaaaaaaaaagagaaaaggtgCTTCTGTAACTTGTAATATTCATTCTTACAGGTTCCTTTAATGTGTAAGTGTTGATCATATTGAAGTTAATGGTAGAACAGAGTCATCATGATAATGTTTGGTGTAGAGCatttaatatttgcattaaTAGCTTTATTACATCAATTGGATTGATACCAGTCCAACTTCTGTACTACTCTCCAAATCATTAAATTTGGTTCTGCCCAAAAGCTAGAAATAGTATGAACATATCTACACATATTTTTGgttgtaaattatgaaaatgtatGTTAATTAGGTATTTGGTCACTGGTTGGCATTAATTAATCTGGTTTACCAATTTTTGTTTCCTTGAGCATATTCTAAActagtgatatttttttttggtattcttAGAGTGATTCATACCAAGCAACAGGATGTTACAATCTTTTATGTTCTGGATTTATCCAAACAAATAACAAGATTGCAATTGGAGCAGccatttctcctctctct contains:
- the LOC104735906 gene encoding uncharacterized protein LOC104735906 produces the protein MEGFVLPSTRSFLLFLFIVSLSLSQKLIHISAFNETKPYRQVSSLRLERIQKHLNKINKPPVFTIQSPDGDVIDCVHKRKQPALDHPLLKHHKIQKAPKKMPTMMGSDDVNKEEAASVLEGAWQMWHVNGTRCPKGTVPIRRNTMNDVLRAKSLFDFGKKRRSIDLDQRTEKPDALGTNGHEHAIAYTETSSEIYGAKATINVWDPKIEEVNEFSLSQIWILSGSFVGPDLNSIEAGWQVSPELYGDNRPRLFTYWTSDSYQATGCYNLLCSGFIQTNNKIAIGAAISPLSSFKGNQFDITILIWKDPKMGNWWMGLGDNTLVGYWPAELFTHLADHATTVEWGGEVVNTRASGRHTTTQMGSGHFPDEGFGKASYFRNLEVVDSDNSLVPVHDVKILAENTECYDIKSSYSNEWGTYFYYGGPGFNPRCN